In one Streptomyces venezuelae genomic region, the following are encoded:
- a CDS encoding D-alanyl-D-alanine carboxypeptidase family protein has protein sequence MGSHARPSRLHRTGARIATVALVGAVLPITAGGLAEAATPSATHSVDENERTSGQAAGTVGQGQEQGRGQGAPDATGQDAPVIKADHAFLLDARDGSQEREMWAGAKADESVAMASTTKIMTALVVLKYPERLDQQFTVKQEYRDYVAKAGSSTADLQTGDKLTARQLLHAMLLPSGADAAMALADNFGSGDTMDARIADFENQMNAEAQQLGLTGTHFDSFDGISHGDNRSTARDLAKLGQRAMLKPVFADVVKKKQFKTEAPAANGRTRYYTWNNTNVLLSTYDGALGIKTGSGAEAGYAVVFAAERDNRTLVGAIVGADKDRFEDAAKMLDWGFAH, from the coding sequence ATGGGTTCCCACGCTCGCCCCAGCCGGCTGCACCGGACCGGGGCCCGGATCGCGACCGTCGCCCTGGTCGGGGCCGTCCTCCCGATCACCGCCGGCGGTCTCGCCGAGGCGGCCACCCCCAGTGCCACCCACTCCGTCGACGAGAATGAGCGGACGAGCGGCCAGGCTGCCGGGACCGTCGGGCAGGGACAGGAACAGGGCCGGGGACAGGGCGCGCCCGACGCGACTGGCCAGGACGCCCCCGTCATCAAGGCCGACCACGCCTTTCTCCTGGACGCCCGCGACGGCAGCCAGGAGCGGGAGATGTGGGCCGGGGCGAAGGCCGACGAGAGCGTGGCGATGGCCAGTACGACCAAAATCATGACCGCCCTCGTCGTGCTCAAGTACCCGGAGCGGCTGGACCAGCAGTTCACGGTGAAGCAGGAGTACCGGGACTACGTCGCGAAGGCCGGTTCCAGCACGGCCGACCTGCAGACCGGCGACAAGCTGACCGCCAGGCAGCTGCTGCACGCCATGCTGCTTCCCTCGGGGGCGGACGCCGCGATGGCGCTGGCCGACAACTTCGGGTCCGGGGACACCATGGACGCGCGGATCGCCGACTTCGAGAACCAGATGAACGCCGAGGCGCAGCAACTGGGCCTGACGGGCACGCACTTCGACTCCTTCGACGGCATATCGCACGGCGACAACCGCAGCACCGCCCGCGACCTCGCCAAGCTCGGCCAACGCGCCATGCTGAAGCCGGTGTTCGCCGACGTCGTGAAGAAGAAGCAGTTCAAGACCGAGGCCCCCGCGGCCAACGGCCGTACCCGCTACTACACCTGGAACAACACCAACGTGCTGCTGAGCACCTACGACGGCGCGCTGGGCATCAAGACCGGCAGCGGCGCGGAGGCCGGCTACGCCGTCGTCTTCGCCGCCGAGCGCGACAACCGCACCCTGGTCGGCGCGATCGTGGGGGCCGACAAGGACCGCTTCGAGGACGCCGCCAAGATGCTCGACTGGGGGTTCGCCCACTGA
- a CDS encoding cytochrome P450 family protein, with protein MTDPTRDPDFLRNPYPAYAAMRSACPVGPVPGGSGGSGGSGEVGGSGGSGGRTSYLVTGYAEAREALADARLSKDTAVFFADKGSRRRLHPAVAHTMLASDPPRHTRLRKLVTKAFTTGAVKKLCPFIARTTDELLDQWTTGGRYDFVADLAVPLPVMVICELLGVPRADRPDVRRWSAELFAAGEPDVIDDASHAMADYMTGLIAAKRRAPGDALLDRLIAARDGDDRLSEDELISLAVLLLVAGHETTTNFLGNALLALLRHPDELTRLRRHPDDIPGSLDELLRHDSPVSTATFRFTKEAVTLGGTDIPAGVPVLVALGAANRDPARFSSPDALDLERDASAHLGFGHGIHRCVGAPLAKAEAEIALRAVLTRFPAIRLATAPDQLTWRHTRLVRGLASLPILT; from the coding sequence ATGACCGACCCGACCCGCGACCCGGACTTCCTGCGGAACCCGTACCCGGCGTACGCGGCGATGCGGTCCGCCTGCCCGGTGGGACCCGTGCCCGGTGGGTCCGGTGGGTCCGGTGGGTCCGGTGAGGTCGGTGGATCCGGTGGATCCGGTGGGCGCACCAGCTACCTGGTCACCGGCTACGCGGAGGCCCGTGAAGCGCTGGCCGACGCGCGGCTGTCGAAGGACACCGCGGTCTTCTTCGCGGACAAGGGGTCACGCCGCCGCCTGCACCCCGCGGTGGCGCACACCATGCTGGCCAGCGACCCGCCCCGGCACACCCGGCTGCGCAAGCTGGTCACCAAGGCGTTCACGACGGGGGCCGTCAAGAAACTGTGCCCGTTCATCGCCCGCACCACGGACGAGTTGCTGGACCAGTGGACGACCGGCGGGCGGTATGACTTCGTGGCAGACCTCGCGGTGCCGCTGCCCGTCATGGTGATCTGCGAACTGCTCGGAGTGCCGCGGGCCGACCGGCCCGACGTCCGGCGCTGGTCGGCGGAGCTGTTCGCGGCGGGAGAGCCGGACGTCATCGACGACGCCTCGCACGCGATGGCCGACTACATGACGGGCCTGATCGCCGCCAAGCGCCGGGCACCCGGCGACGCGCTCCTCGACCGGCTCATCGCGGCCCGCGACGGCGACGATCGCCTGAGCGAGGACGAGCTGATCTCCCTCGCGGTGCTCCTTCTCGTCGCCGGACACGAGACCACCACCAACTTCCTCGGCAACGCCCTCCTGGCGCTGCTCCGGCACCCGGACGAACTCACCCGCCTCCGGCGGCACCCGGACGACATCCCCGGCTCGCTGGACGAGTTGCTGCGCCACGACTCTCCCGTGAGCACGGCCACCTTCAGGTTCACCAAGGAAGCCGTCACGCTCGGCGGCACCGACATTCCGGCCGGCGTCCCGGTCCTGGTCGCCCTCGGAGCGGCCAATCGCGACCCGGCACGCTTCTCGTCACCGGACGCGCTCGACCTGGAGCGAGACGCTTCCGCACACCTCGGCTTCGGCCACGGCATCCACCGCTGCGTCGGCGCTCCCCTCGCCAAGGCCGAGGCGGAGATCGCCCTGCGAGCGGTGCTCACCCGCTTCCCCGCGATCCGCCTCGCCACCGCGCCCGACCAGTTGACCTGGCGCCACACCCGCCTCGTACGCGGCCTCGCGTCGCTCCCGATCCTCACGTGA
- a CDS encoding SDR family oxidoreductase, with translation MTGETPVGSRQDVEDAGRPLALVTGAGRSAGIAASVVLELARAGWDVAFTYWTPYDARMEWGTEPGAAEELREQVASLGAGTFAVEADLSDPTVPARLFDGVERELGNVTALVLCHCESVDSGLLDTTVESFDLHFAVNARATWLLIREYGLRFRGPHGSGRVVSLTSDDTAGNLPYGASKGAMDRITLAAAQELAHLGVTCNAINPGPTDTGWMTDELKAEMIRATPLGRLGVPRDCARLVSFLCSAEGGWINGQLLQSNGGMA, from the coding sequence ATGACTGGTGAGACGCCCGTGGGGAGCCGGCAGGACGTGGAGGACGCGGGGCGCCCGCTCGCCCTGGTCACGGGGGCGGGGCGGTCGGCCGGGATCGCGGCGTCCGTCGTACTGGAACTGGCCCGGGCCGGGTGGGATGTGGCCTTCACGTACTGGACTCCTTATGACGCGCGGATGGAGTGGGGTACGGAGCCGGGCGCGGCCGAGGAGCTGCGGGAGCAGGTGGCGTCCCTGGGGGCGGGAACGTTCGCGGTCGAGGCGGACCTGAGCGATCCGACCGTGCCGGCGCGGCTCTTCGACGGCGTCGAGCGCGAGCTGGGGAACGTCACCGCGCTGGTGCTATGCCACTGCGAGTCGGTCGACTCCGGCCTCCTCGACACCACGGTGGAGAGCTTCGACCTGCACTTCGCGGTCAACGCGCGGGCGACCTGGCTGCTGATCCGGGAGTACGGGCTGCGGTTCCGCGGGCCGCACGGCAGCGGCCGTGTCGTCAGTCTGACCAGCGACGACACCGCCGGCAACCTGCCGTACGGGGCCAGCAAGGGGGCGATGGACCGGATCACGCTGGCCGCCGCGCAGGAACTCGCGCACCTCGGGGTGACCTGCAACGCGATCAATCCCGGGCCGACGGACACCGGGTGGATGACCGATGAGCTGAAGGCGGAGATGATCCGCGCCACGCCTCTGGGACGCCTCGGTGTGCCGCGGGACTGCGCGCGTCTCGTTTCGTTCCTCTGCTCCGCGGAGGGCGGCTGGATCAACGGACAGCTTCTCCAGAGCAACGGCGGCATGGCATGA
- a CDS encoding MFS transporter, whose protein sequence is MSDGGIWSRDFGLFFAARAVAKLGDTMLPVALAAGLLRHGHGAGAVGLAMAATTVCFAGLVIFGGVFADRFSTRLLMIGADLVRLGTQSLAAVFFFTGNVVLWQICAIGAVNGAAAAVFQPGVASTVPRLAADVQKANGAIRVAESTASLAGPAAAGVLVGLASPGAVFAAHAATYGISALCLLVLRLPPARPGSQPHSDGFRADLVQGWREFRSRTWLWGVIAVFGVLMITTTGPTVPLVATLVVQEHGSGAYGLVNSALGAGTVLGGLLALRLRPRRMLRAGAIALVAYAAFPAAVGAQLSVPLMSAGAAVAGAGVSFWGVMWATSVQTQVPPDVLNRIHAYDVAGSLALLPVGQALAGPAAAAFGAETVLLTGGVMTVMVCIALFAIPAISGLVRADAPTLSGAIPAPGSRHARAGQTGPDGGR, encoded by the coding sequence ATGAGTGACGGAGGCATCTGGTCCCGCGACTTCGGGCTGTTCTTCGCGGCCCGTGCCGTGGCGAAGCTCGGCGACACGATGCTGCCGGTCGCCCTGGCCGCCGGACTGCTGCGCCACGGACACGGCGCCGGAGCGGTCGGCCTCGCGATGGCCGCCACGACCGTGTGCTTCGCGGGCCTCGTGATCTTCGGCGGGGTCTTCGCGGACCGCTTCAGCACGCGCCTGCTGATGATCGGCGCGGATCTCGTCCGGCTCGGCACCCAGTCGCTCGCGGCGGTGTTCTTCTTCACCGGCAATGTCGTCCTCTGGCAGATCTGCGCGATCGGCGCGGTGAACGGCGCGGCCGCCGCCGTCTTCCAGCCGGGCGTCGCCAGTACGGTCCCGCGCCTCGCCGCCGACGTGCAGAAGGCGAACGGTGCGATACGCGTGGCCGAGTCGACCGCGTCCCTCGCGGGTCCGGCCGCCGCCGGAGTCCTGGTCGGCCTCGCCTCGCCGGGTGCCGTCTTCGCCGCGCACGCGGCGACGTACGGAATCAGCGCCCTCTGCCTCCTCGTGCTGCGCCTGCCGCCCGCCCGACCGGGATCGCAGCCCCACAGCGACGGTTTCCGGGCCGACCTCGTGCAGGGCTGGCGTGAGTTCAGGTCCCGTACCTGGCTGTGGGGCGTCATAGCCGTCTTCGGCGTGCTGATGATCACGACCACGGGGCCGACCGTGCCGCTGGTGGCGACGCTCGTGGTCCAGGAGCACGGCTCCGGCGCGTACGGCCTGGTGAACTCCGCCCTGGGGGCGGGCACCGTCCTCGGCGGCCTCCTCGCCCTGCGGCTGCGCCCCCGCCGCATGCTCCGCGCCGGAGCGATCGCCCTGGTCGCCTACGCCGCCTTCCCCGCCGCAGTCGGCGCCCAGCTGAGTGTGCCGCTGATGTCGGCGGGCGCGGCCGTCGCCGGCGCGGGCGTCTCCTTCTGGGGCGTGATGTGGGCGACGAGCGTCCAGACGCAGGTCCCGCCGGACGTCCTGAACCGCATCCACGCCTACGACGTCGCCGGTTCCCTCGCCCTGCTGCCCGTCGGCCAGGCCCTCGCGGGACCCGCGGCGGCGGCGTTCGGCGCGGAGACGGTGCTGCTGACGGGCGGCGTGATGACAGTGATGGTCTGTATCGCCCTGTTCGCGATCCCGGCGATCAGCGGCCTGGTCCGCGCGGACGCCCCCACGCTGTCCGGTGCGATCCCTGCGCCCGGCTCGAGGCACGCGAGGGCGGGACAGACGGGACCGGACGGCGGCCGGTGA
- a CDS encoding MmcQ/YjbR family DNA-binding protein, translated as MSKSRSRARVTSDDVRRIALALPETVEKVAWSMPTFRVAGKMFVTVPDDETSFAVRCPKVERDELVLAEPDKFWVAAHEAGSAWVRVRLAALDTDELKDILADSWRQAAPPRLLEQHPELGVASPEH; from the coding sequence ATGTCGAAGTCCAGATCCCGCGCCCGCGTCACCTCGGATGACGTGCGCCGCATCGCGCTCGCCCTGCCGGAGACGGTGGAGAAGGTCGCGTGGAGCATGCCCACGTTCCGGGTCGCCGGAAAGATGTTCGTGACGGTTCCCGACGACGAGACGTCCTTCGCCGTGCGCTGCCCGAAGGTCGAGCGCGACGAGCTGGTCCTCGCCGAGCCGGACAAGTTCTGGGTCGCCGCCCACGAGGCGGGCTCGGCATGGGTGCGGGTGCGCCTCGCGGCGCTGGACACCGACGAGCTCAAGGACATCCTGGCCGACTCCTGGCGCCAGGCCGCCCCGCCCCGACTCCTGGAGCAGCACCCCGAGTTGGGGGTGGCGTCGCCTGAGCACTGA